One genomic window of Paenibacillus xylanilyticus includes the following:
- a CDS encoding undecaprenyl-diphosphate phosphatase has product MEDIILWLKYLFLGVVQGATEPIPVSSSGHLIIAQRLMGIKQNGLSFEILTNTASLIAIVFIFLEDIKKLIIGAVQYLRTRDQQYRAEFMFVLYIIIGTIPAALAAVLFKDRIEEVFASVHTVSIALLVTGVALWLIRNLRGRKRDGDLSTKDAILVGLAQAVALIPGISRSGATVIASIAVGMKQETALRFSFMLYIPISLGGLVLGASDIANDPNRSELAIPYLIAFITTLVVTYFSMRWFMGIMAKGNLKYFSYYCFIAGTLLLIFL; this is encoded by the coding sequence ATGGAAGACATTATTTTGTGGTTGAAGTACTTGTTTTTGGGTGTGGTCCAAGGAGCAACGGAACCCATCCCTGTTTCTTCTAGCGGACATCTGATCATTGCACAGCGGCTGATGGGCATTAAACAAAACGGATTATCGTTTGAAATTCTAACCAACACAGCTTCACTAATAGCTATTGTTTTTATCTTTCTTGAAGATATCAAGAAGCTGATTATTGGCGCGGTTCAATACCTTCGTACACGTGACCAACAATACAGGGCAGAATTTATGTTTGTGTTATATATTATTATCGGCACGATTCCTGCTGCGCTCGCTGCAGTGCTGTTCAAGGATCGCATTGAAGAAGTTTTTGCTTCCGTACATACTGTTTCCATTGCTCTCTTAGTTACCGGTGTTGCCTTATGGCTCATTCGCAACCTGCGCGGCCGCAAACGTGATGGAGATTTGTCTACCAAAGATGCGATTTTGGTTGGGTTGGCTCAAGCCGTAGCCCTGATTCCAGGCATCAGCCGTTCCGGAGCAACCGTAATAGCTTCCATAGCGGTCGGCATGAAGCAGGAAACGGCCCTGAGATTTTCCTTTATGCTCTATATCCCCATTAGCTTGGGGGGTCTGGTCTTGGGAGCATCCGATATCGCAAACGATCCCAATCGGTCAGAGCTTGCCATTCCTTATCTGATTGCCTTCATAACGACACTCGTAGTCACATATTTCTCAATGAGATGGTTCATGGGCATTATGGCCAAAGGAAATTTGAAATATTTCTCCTACTACTGTTTTATTGCCGGAACATTATTGCTTATCTTCTTGTAA
- a CDS encoding ABC transporter ATP-binding protein: MLKQCLFQLKWWIFLYIALGWGIQLFSSLGIFFFQKILDTAIQVNRMDEMIHLIMIYGALLVGTVILNYMDEYPSVYLSKRLTEQLKIMALAKIAKIDYQAYQNVGTGQMIKVIENGAEAGNEIIYGFYLKTLHELLPTILFSLLFITFYDPRIMIVIAVGYVFVFGVTNLILKFLYRMKSMILNEQESISRYSIRGFMELVVFRTNKRYEKEMAKLSASARLMINKSAQLRMIHEAFFAIFEVFITVIKLVILFFGVKSVVTGESSIGVIVALFLFIEKIYSPIAIFNVLFVDYRLNQVTYKRFEAFIQAPEDRNLDHGHEVMGLKGNVEFRDVSFGYGKNSVLHEISLTIPQGSSVALVGMSGSGKSTLIKLLTGLLKKKSGKLLVDGVDIDELKLNSYYDHISYLSQETPIFDATIRDNICFDQSVSDEALYELLDKVHLKQTILKWPEGLNTLVGERGLKLSGGERQRLAFARILLQRRNVLILDEPVSALDNITEKSIMETILEEFSGKTVIIVAHRLNFIRQVDQIVVMDQGDIVGHGPFDKLIQNCEPFRELWLRKDEEQVLQPIEC, encoded by the coding sequence GTGTTAAAACAATGTTTATTTCAGTTAAAATGGTGGATTTTCCTATACATTGCCTTAGGCTGGGGCATTCAGCTATTCAGCAGCCTGGGGATATTCTTCTTCCAGAAGATATTGGATACGGCAATACAGGTTAATCGGATGGACGAGATGATCCATTTGATCATGATCTACGGAGCACTTCTTGTGGGGACGGTCATTCTGAACTACATGGATGAGTACCCGAGCGTTTATCTGTCCAAACGGTTGACCGAGCAATTGAAGATCATGGCACTGGCCAAAATAGCAAAAATCGACTATCAGGCCTATCAAAATGTGGGTACTGGACAAATGATCAAAGTCATTGAAAATGGTGCAGAAGCAGGGAATGAGATCATTTATGGTTTTTACCTTAAAACATTGCATGAACTCCTGCCGACGATTTTGTTCAGTCTGCTGTTTATCACCTTCTACGATCCACGGATTATGATTGTTATTGCGGTGGGTTATGTCTTCGTTTTTGGAGTAACGAACCTGATCTTGAAATTTCTGTACCGAATGAAATCAATGATATTGAATGAACAGGAGTCCATCTCCAGATATTCAATACGCGGATTCATGGAACTGGTCGTATTTCGGACGAACAAGCGATATGAGAAGGAAATGGCGAAACTCAGCGCATCAGCAAGGCTAATGATTAACAAAAGCGCGCAGTTGCGGATGATTCATGAAGCTTTTTTTGCGATATTTGAGGTGTTTATCACCGTCATTAAGCTTGTGATCCTGTTCTTTGGAGTTAAGAGCGTTGTTACAGGTGAATCCTCCATTGGCGTTATTGTGGCATTGTTTCTTTTCATAGAAAAGATATACTCACCTATCGCCATATTCAATGTGCTGTTTGTGGATTATCGGCTGAATCAAGTGACCTATAAGCGGTTTGAAGCGTTCATTCAAGCTCCGGAGGACCGCAACCTGGATCATGGTCATGAAGTCATGGGGCTCAAGGGGAATGTGGAATTTCGCGACGTGTCATTCGGTTACGGTAAGAATAGCGTCTTACATGAGATCTCGCTGACCATTCCTCAAGGGTCTTCAGTCGCATTGGTTGGCATGAGTGGGAGTGGAAAATCAACGTTGATCAAGCTGTTAACCGGCCTGTTAAAAAAGAAGAGCGGCAAGCTGCTGGTAGATGGTGTGGATATCGACGAGCTGAAACTGAATAGCTACTATGACCATATCTCATATTTGTCACAGGAGACACCAATCTTCGATGCGACCATCCGGGACAATATTTGTTTTGATCAATCGGTCTCGGATGAAGCTCTCTATGAATTGTTGGATAAAGTTCATCTTAAACAGACCATTCTGAAATGGCCGGAGGGATTAAACACGCTTGTAGGCGAAAGAGGGTTGAAGTTGTCCGGCGGGGAACGTCAGCGGCTTGCCTTTGCCCGAATCCTGTTACAGCGTAGAAACGTGTTGATTCTGGACGAACCGGTGTCGGCTCTGGACAATATTACGGAGAAAAGCATCATGGAAACGATTCTGGAAGAGTTCAGCGGCAAAACGGTCATTATCGTCGCACATCGATTGAATTTCATCCGGCAGGTCGATCAGATCGTGGTTATGGACCAAGGAGACATTGTCGGTCATGGACCTTTCGATAAATTGATTCAGAACTGCGAACCATTCCGGGAGCTGTGGCTAAGAAAGGACGAGGAGCAAGTTTTGCAGCCGATTGAATGTTAG
- a CDS encoding ABC transporter substrate-binding protein has product MDTYITHYLRLVTSEQLSLKVNEPAAITIENLSTALFCTPRNVKFILRKLEAAGFICWQPGIGRGHHSKLTLLKSMDEVMEDHFLGLISNGKMKEAVELIGSLESSDWNGVIRQRLLRLLNQQMGFHSHMETSSGQDVLRMMRSRRLGDLDPASVYTAFETYLLGQICNTLLTFDAQSGTFQPSLAHSWECSEDYKMWVFYLRKGVRFHHGRIMTSADVQSTWQRLHEVQSPSLWLYRDIKHSELDGDYCIRFYLHRPNRFFLHLFSCIPMTILPYDVDSSNQLIGTGPFQIGELNNEVLVLRAFDSYYGLRPLLDQVYIWFVPDLGSQHRYYELQGTDRLKKSANDETPTDIDYPALGCQYLLFNFQKPGVHHHPHFRQALRMVYDSAALVAELGENLIRPANSFLPWRSVQQHWSEASLDHAHPLLDSSGYQGETLILSCTANKDMRVAHWIQQRAAAIGLHIEIAASIDNLQPEETSFADLIMAEEILEQDWQYGMIHYFKTSSNQFNACMSPEQISILDDKLEPFAQLDEPDRISLLNEAEDILRRNCWILHGAHVNKKAHLNQSLSGLQTSDFGFMDISKIWIKQ; this is encoded by the coding sequence ATGGATACATACATCACACACTACCTTCGGCTTGTCACATCAGAGCAGCTGTCGCTTAAAGTGAATGAACCTGCTGCAATAACCATAGAAAATCTCTCGACCGCGCTGTTCTGTACTCCTCGGAATGTCAAATTCATATTGCGTAAGCTGGAAGCGGCTGGTTTCATTTGTTGGCAGCCGGGGATTGGCAGGGGACATCACTCCAAATTAACACTTCTAAAGAGTATGGACGAAGTAATGGAAGATCACTTTCTTGGCTTAATAAGCAATGGCAAAATGAAGGAAGCTGTCGAACTCATCGGTTCGCTGGAATCTTCGGACTGGAATGGCGTGATCAGGCAGAGATTGCTGCGTCTGTTGAACCAGCAGATGGGTTTTCACAGCCATATGGAAACAAGCTCGGGTCAGGATGTACTTCGAATGATGCGTTCTCGCCGTTTGGGGGATCTGGACCCGGCTTCAGTCTATACGGCATTTGAGACTTATCTGCTTGGACAGATATGCAACACATTACTTACCTTCGATGCTCAGTCCGGTACTTTTCAGCCAAGTCTTGCACACTCATGGGAATGCAGTGAGGACTACAAAATGTGGGTCTTTTATCTGCGTAAGGGTGTCCGGTTTCATCACGGACGCATCATGACTTCAGCAGATGTGCAGTCAACGTGGCAGCGGCTGCATGAGGTGCAAAGTCCTTCGCTATGGCTGTACAGGGATATCAAGCACAGCGAATTAGATGGTGATTACTGTATTCGTTTTTATCTCCATCGGCCCAATCGCTTTTTTCTACACCTGTTCAGCTGCATTCCCATGACCATTCTTCCCTATGATGTTGACAGTTCGAACCAACTGATAGGTACAGGTCCTTTTCAGATTGGTGAACTGAATAATGAAGTGCTCGTACTTCGTGCATTTGACAGCTATTATGGGCTTCGTCCCCTCCTCGATCAGGTATATATCTGGTTTGTACCGGACTTGGGCAGCCAGCATCGATATTATGAATTGCAAGGAACCGATCGCTTGAAGAAGTCTGCAAACGATGAAACGCCAACAGATATTGACTATCCTGCACTCGGATGCCAGTACTTGCTGTTTAACTTCCAGAAGCCTGGCGTTCACCATCATCCCCATTTTCGGCAAGCACTGAGAATGGTGTATGACTCTGCAGCTCTGGTCGCAGAACTGGGTGAGAATCTGATTAGACCCGCTAACAGCTTTCTCCCATGGAGAAGTGTACAGCAGCATTGGTCGGAAGCATCGCTTGATCATGCTCATCCATTGCTCGACAGCAGCGGTTATCAGGGCGAGACCCTCATTCTGTCCTGTACCGCTAACAAGGATATGCGTGTTGCACATTGGATACAGCAACGTGCAGCAGCAATTGGACTGCACATTGAGATCGCTGCTTCTATCGATAACCTCCAGCCTGAAGAGACATCATTTGCGGATTTAATCATGGCCGAGGAGATTCTGGAGCAGGATTGGCAATACGGCATGATTCACTATTTCAAGACGTCGTCCAATCAGTTCAATGCCTGCATGTCACCTGAGCAGATCTCCATATTGGATGATAAGCTGGAGCCTTTTGCACAGCTGGATGAACCTGATCGGATAAGCCTGCTGAATGAAGCTGAGGATATATTACGCCGTAATTGCTGGATATTGCATGGTGCTCATGTGAACAAAAAGGCTCATCTTAATCAGAGCCTGTCAGGCCTGCAGACGTCGGACTTTGGTTTTATGGACATTTCTAAGATATGGATCAAGCAGTAA
- a CDS encoding MDR family MFS transporter — translation MKQLLRQIHPLAWTIILGTMFGRLVTSMSIPFLSIYLTRVLEASPTETGLTVAVSSLAGVLISFYGGYISDRIGRPMVMLFSVFSWAGVFFIFSSAQHLWVFFTANTLNGLCRAFFEPTSRALLSDITPSQHKLLVFNLRYAAINLGVVFGPIIGLYLGSAESTFPFIIAGMVYVMYGLVLLLQFSVRHTDLPRPVDALAPSLRAALSTTTRDRVFLMVLIGTTFCELGYGHFGSTLAQYLTLNPNIENGSQIFSYMFSLNAMTVLLVQYPIVRTARLYSPIASLILGNILIAGSLLLFGWADGMVLLFISVILFTIGEVLLFTMMDLFIDRIAKPENKGIYFGTIGFNHLGSVIAPVFGGLLLGHFGAANGVFVFVPLALATALGLPFLWKARQHQTSRERQEKVFQASA, via the coding sequence ATGAAGCAGCTTCTTCGGCAAATACATCCTTTGGCGTGGACCATTATTCTCGGTACCATGTTCGGACGTCTGGTGACATCCATGAGCATTCCGTTCTTATCCATCTATCTAACTCGCGTATTGGAGGCTTCACCGACAGAAACGGGCCTAACCGTTGCAGTAAGCTCTCTGGCTGGTGTACTCATTAGCTTCTACGGAGGATACATCTCGGATCGGATAGGTCGTCCAATGGTCATGCTGTTCTCAGTGTTTAGCTGGGCAGGCGTTTTTTTCATCTTTTCATCGGCGCAGCATTTATGGGTATTTTTCACTGCCAACACCCTAAATGGCTTATGCCGTGCTTTTTTTGAGCCGACTTCACGGGCATTATTGTCGGATATAACGCCTTCACAGCATAAGCTGCTCGTTTTTAATCTGCGCTATGCCGCAATTAATCTTGGTGTTGTTTTCGGCCCAATAATCGGACTTTACCTTGGATCAGCAGAATCGACGTTTCCGTTTATCATAGCAGGCATGGTATATGTCATGTACGGACTGGTCTTGTTGCTTCAGTTTAGCGTTAGGCATACCGATCTCCCTAGGCCAGTCGACGCTCTTGCACCTAGCCTGAGAGCTGCTCTGAGTACAACCACTAGAGACCGGGTTTTCCTGATGGTCCTCATTGGAACAACGTTCTGCGAACTGGGTTATGGACATTTCGGTTCAACGTTAGCGCAGTATCTGACCCTGAATCCGAATATAGAGAACGGAAGCCAAATATTCTCCTATATGTTCTCTCTTAACGCCATGACCGTGCTCCTCGTACAATACCCGATTGTACGGACGGCCAGGCTTTATTCGCCAATTGCCTCGCTCATTCTTGGTAATATTCTTATCGCTGGAAGCTTGCTGCTGTTCGGATGGGCAGACGGAATGGTTCTGTTATTCATTAGCGTCATCCTGTTTACCATTGGAGAAGTGCTGCTGTTTACCATGATGGACTTGTTCATTGACCGGATTGCTAAGCCGGAGAACAAAGGGATCTATTTTGGAACCATTGGCTTTAATCATTTGGGCAGTGTGATAGCGCCTGTGTTTGGTGGTCTGCTTCTTGGCCATTTTGGTGCAGCGAATGGGGTTTTCGTCTTTGTTCCGCTGGCACTCGCAACAGCGCTGGGTCTCCCTTTTCTATGGAAGGCACGTCAACATCAAACTTCGCGGGAACGTCAAGAAAAAGTGTTTCAAGCGAGTGCTTAA
- a CDS encoding amino acid ABC transporter substrate-binding protein/permease, with translation MKTTKVSFFVLSLVLLLVTGLSGWAGAADAESNTGKTYVIGTDITFAPFEFQDVNGDFVGIDMDLLDAIAKDQNFKYEIKALGFNAAVQALEANQVDGVIAGMSITDERKQKFDFSESYFESGVVMGVSANNDTVKSYEDLRGKKVAVKTGTEGYTFAESVASKYGFTIVPFDDSSQMYDDVKTGNSVACFEDFPVLAYGVKQNNGLKIVTEKEEGGSYGFAVSKGKNQELLQMFNDGLTNIKANGEYKRITETYVGDNTQTTMGRWELVQKSLPSLIKGLGKTLLYTIVSLFFAFILGLIFGFMKVGHNKFLRGVATVFVDVFRGIPLIVLAFFIYFGIPQALGFTMPLFLAAILTLSLNAGAYVTEIIRGGIQSIDRGQMEAARSLGLPYRKAMMKIVIPQAIRIMIPSFINQMVITLKDTSILSVIGLVELTQSGKIVIARTFASFDIWLTVAIMYLIVIIALTKIADYLEVRVRRG, from the coding sequence ATGAAAACAACAAAGGTCTCGTTTTTTGTACTTTCGCTAGTGCTGCTCTTGGTGACCGGACTATCCGGTTGGGCGGGGGCTGCTGATGCAGAATCCAACACCGGCAAAACCTATGTCATCGGCACAGACATTACCTTTGCTCCGTTTGAATTTCAGGATGTGAATGGTGATTTTGTCGGAATCGACATGGATTTGCTTGATGCCATTGCCAAAGATCAAAATTTCAAGTATGAAATTAAAGCTCTCGGATTCAACGCAGCCGTGCAGGCACTGGAGGCAAACCAGGTGGATGGCGTTATTGCGGGGATGAGTATTACCGACGAGAGAAAGCAAAAGTTTGACTTTTCTGAATCATATTTCGAATCAGGCGTGGTTATGGGCGTTAGTGCCAATAACGATACCGTGAAAAGCTACGAAGACCTCAGAGGTAAAAAAGTTGCTGTGAAAACGGGAACAGAGGGATACACTTTTGCAGAGTCTGTGGCCTCGAAGTATGGCTTCACGATTGTTCCATTTGATGATTCTTCACAAATGTATGATGATGTAAAAACCGGTAACTCTGTCGCCTGTTTTGAAGATTTCCCCGTACTTGCTTATGGGGTGAAGCAGAATAATGGCCTGAAGATTGTTACCGAAAAAGAAGAAGGAGGTTCTTATGGGTTCGCCGTAAGCAAAGGCAAGAATCAGGAACTTCTGCAAATGTTCAATGATGGACTAACAAATATCAAGGCAAACGGGGAGTATAAACGCATTACTGAGACATATGTTGGTGATAACACCCAGACAACAATGGGTCGTTGGGAGCTGGTTCAAAAATCTCTTCCTTCTTTGATCAAAGGTCTGGGCAAAACGCTATTATACACCATCGTTTCACTATTTTTTGCCTTTATTCTAGGTTTAATCTTCGGATTTATGAAAGTGGGACATAATAAATTCCTTCGCGGTGTTGCTACCGTATTTGTGGATGTCTTCCGCGGGATTCCATTGATTGTCCTGGCTTTCTTCATCTACTTCGGGATTCCGCAGGCACTGGGCTTCACGATGCCTCTGTTCCTGGCCGCCATTCTGACGCTAAGTCTGAATGCCGGAGCATACGTTACCGAAATTATCCGCGGGGGGATTCAATCGATTGATCGTGGACAGATGGAAGCTGCCCGTTCACTGGGGCTGCCTTATCGCAAAGCGATGATGAAGATCGTTATCCCTCAGGCCATCCGGATTATGATTCCTTCTTTCATTAATCAGATGGTCATTACACTGAAAGATACGTCAATCTTGTCCGTCATTGGTCTGGTGGAGTTGACGCAATCGGGTAAAATTGTCATCGCTAGAACGTTCGCCTCTTTTGACATCTGGTTAACGGTTGCGATCATGTATCTGATTGTCATCATTGCATTGACTAAAATCGCTGACTATCTGGAGGTGAGAGTTCGCCGTGGGTAA
- a CDS encoding amino acid ABC transporter ATP-binding protein — MGKIKVEGLKKSFGSNQVLKGIDMTVSEGEVVCVIGPSGSGKSTFLRCINQLEEITAGRVIVDDQDLNDPKTNINKARENIGMVFQHFNLFPHFSVLKNIMFAPRELGKLNEQQARETALRLLERVGLSDKADSYPNKLSGGQKQRVAIARALAMNPDVMLFDEPTSALDPEMVGEVLGVMKDLASEGMTMMIVTHEMGFAREVADRVIFMDGGYIIEQGTPAEIFGNPKHERTISFLEKVL; from the coding sequence GTGGGTAAAATTAAGGTTGAAGGATTGAAGAAAAGTTTTGGCTCGAATCAGGTTCTGAAAGGTATCGATATGACGGTCTCCGAAGGTGAAGTGGTCTGTGTCATCGGCCCGTCCGGCTCGGGAAAAAGTACATTTCTGCGCTGTATAAACCAATTGGAAGAGATCACGGCAGGCCGGGTTATCGTGGATGACCAGGATCTGAATGATCCGAAAACCAATATCAATAAAGCTCGTGAAAATATCGGAATGGTGTTTCAGCACTTTAACTTGTTTCCGCATTTCAGCGTGCTCAAAAATATCATGTTCGCACCAAGAGAGCTTGGTAAGTTGAATGAGCAGCAAGCTCGGGAAACCGCGCTGCGCTTGCTTGAGCGGGTAGGCTTGTCGGATAAGGCGGACAGTTATCCTAACAAGCTTTCGGGTGGTCAAAAACAACGGGTTGCCATTGCTCGCGCGCTTGCGATGAATCCAGACGTTATGTTGTTTGATGAACCGACCTCCGCGCTGGATCCCGAGATGGTTGGTGAGGTTCTGGGTGTAATGAAGGATCTCGCAAGCGAGGGAATGACGATGATGATCGTAACCCACGAGATGGGATTTGCCCGTGAAGTTGCCGATCGGGTGATCTTCATGGATGGCGGATACATCATCGAGCAGGGTACACCTGCCGAAATCTTCGGTAATCCGAAGCATGAGCGTACGATCAGCTTTTTGGAAAAAGTACTTTAA
- a CDS encoding ABC transporter permease, with protein MAELTETPARQPGVTVGKRVKEGYLRNMRKHWMLYVMILPGILFYIIFKYIPLGGSVIAFQNFQIMKGIWSSPWVGLDNFKFIFTYQDFYHVLRNTALIALYKLVFGFPAPILLALLFNEVRKMLAKRFLQSLFYLPHFLSWVVVGGIVFEVLASGGFVNAVRGWFGFEPILYMQQEQYFRPIVVLSSIWKEVGWGTIIYLAAISGVDPTQYEAAVMDGANKWKQAIYITLPALFPTILILFLLNIGNFLELGFDQVYNLLTPMTYSVGDIIETYVYRSGVLQGQYSVTTAIGLFQSVIGFILLWVFNRLAKKTGEGLW; from the coding sequence ATGGCTGAGCTCACGGAAACACCTGCACGGCAACCCGGAGTTACAGTGGGCAAACGCGTCAAAGAAGGGTATTTGCGAAACATGAGGAAACATTGGATGCTGTATGTCATGATCTTACCCGGTATATTGTTTTACATTATTTTTAAGTATATCCCTCTGGGAGGAAGCGTCATTGCATTTCAGAATTTTCAGATCATGAAAGGGATCTGGAGCAGCCCATGGGTAGGCCTGGATAACTTTAAATTTATCTTCACGTATCAAGACTTCTATCATGTACTTCGAAACACAGCTCTGATTGCGTTATACAAGCTGGTCTTCGGATTTCCAGCTCCCATCCTGCTTGCGCTGCTGTTTAATGAGGTACGGAAGATGCTGGCCAAACGTTTCCTGCAAAGCCTGTTTTATTTACCGCATTTCCTCTCTTGGGTTGTTGTGGGTGGAATCGTCTTTGAAGTTCTTGCCTCGGGTGGTTTTGTAAACGCTGTCCGTGGTTGGTTTGGCTTCGAGCCCATTCTGTATATGCAGCAGGAGCAATATTTCCGGCCCATTGTTGTCTTATCTTCGATATGGAAGGAAGTCGGGTGGGGGACCATTATTTATCTCGCAGCCATCAGCGGTGTTGATCCGACCCAGTATGAAGCTGCCGTTATGGACGGAGCTAATAAGTGGAAACAGGCAATTTATATTACGCTGCCCGCGTTGTTCCCAACGATCCTGATTCTGTTCCTGCTGAATATCGGCAATTTCCTGGAGCTTGGTTTCGATCAGGTGTATAACCTTCTGACGCCAATGACCTATTCGGTAGGGGATATTATTGAGACATATGTATACCGCTCAGGTGTGCTGCAGGGACAGTATAGTGTCACGACAGCCATTGGACTGTTCCAATCCGTCATCGGATTTATCCTGCTCTGGGTCTTCAATCGATTGGCCAAAAAGACAGGGGAGGGGTTGTGGTGA
- a CDS encoding carbohydrate ABC transporter permease — MKQTFGEKCFQVANYVFLTAAALTMILPLLHLLAVSLSSPVAADSKEVFLWPVGFTMASWKHILQSTGLWQSFGVTVFITVAGTALSMLFSVLTAFPLSRKEFLIRKQVMLGIVITMIFNAPMIPFFLTVRELGMMNSIWALIIPGVIGTFNMVILRTFFMNLPKELDDTARIDGCHDFRILFQIYMPLSKPVLATVSLFYAVGYWNTFQRAVLFVRDPDLWPLQMKLRAYLTSPEELAQVNMFLDDYDFNTTTLKAATILFASVPIILVYPYLQKYFVKGSLLGSLKE; from the coding sequence ATGAAACAAACCTTTGGTGAAAAATGCTTTCAAGTCGCCAATTATGTCTTCCTGACAGCAGCTGCCCTAACCATGATCCTACCATTGCTTCACCTGCTTGCTGTATCTTTAAGTTCGCCTGTTGCAGCCGATTCCAAGGAAGTTTTCCTGTGGCCGGTCGGCTTTACGATGGCTTCCTGGAAACATATTTTACAGAGCACGGGTCTTTGGCAATCGTTTGGCGTAACCGTATTCATAACGGTCGCAGGGACAGCGCTGAGTATGCTCTTTTCTGTGCTGACTGCCTTTCCGCTATCACGCAAAGAGTTTCTAATCCGCAAACAGGTCATGCTCGGGATTGTCATCACGATGATCTTCAATGCGCCAATGATTCCCTTCTTCCTGACGGTCAGAGAGCTGGGTATGATGAATTCCATATGGGCACTGATTATTCCGGGGGTCATTGGTACGTTCAACATGGTCATTCTGCGCACGTTCTTCATGAACTTGCCGAAGGAATTGGATGATACTGCCCGGATTGATGGCTGCCATGATTTTCGAATCCTGTTCCAGATCTATATGCCGCTGTCCAAACCGGTTCTTGCCACAGTCAGCCTGTTCTATGCCGTAGGATACTGGAATACGTTCCAACGCGCCGTACTCTTCGTTCGGGATCCTGATCTATGGCCGCTTCAGATGAAGCTGCGTGCCTACTTGACCAGTCCGGAAGAACTGGCTCAGGTTAATATGTTCCTTGATGATTACGACTTCAACACAACTACATTGAAAGCAGCGACAATTCTTTTTGCAAGCGTTCCCATTATATTGGTGTATCCTTATTTACAGAAATATTTTGTGAAAGGTTCGCTGCTTGGATCACTGAAAGAATAA